The DNA window TGAGTTTACCCAACAAGCCTGCCAATCAGTATGTAATAGGTTCGTGcgcaaaaccatttttttctctGGAAAACCATTCCTTGATGACTGGCTGAGTGATCACCGCTCGCACTACCACAATCTCAGGCAACCATGAGCTCCACATATTCTGATAAATGACCAGTTTAAAGTCTCGAATCAAATCAGACAAGTACCGGACGCCGTAGAAGGTGGATGTAAAGCAGTGAGTTTCcaactattctattctattgcaGTACAAGTCATACCTTCTGTACCAGTGTGTATAAAGGTTGACATCGTTAAAAGCTAGAGAAGCTGCTATTCTGAAAATCAAAGCCTAGCTTGTGAGTGCATCTGCTGCCAAAAGTATATTTAAATAGTGCTTACTTTCCGTGAATTTTTCAGTACCATAACAAGTGACAAGAAATGatgaagtcgatttttttcggAGCTGTAGCCATCGCCGTCGCCATTCTGTCCTTTTACCAGGACACGGCCCAGGCTCAGGAACAGACAGGTGAGTTTCcgatcaaaaataaatttatcagAATTGAACGTGGAAATAATGTATTCCTTATTACGACGTACATTTCCTTGGTCCCTATTTGTTATTTTCCTCCCATGGCATAATCATCGATCTAGTGAAATGGCTTTCCTGCTATGAGTCACTCACACTTACGCCTGACAAAGAGTTCTTTGTCTCGAACCTTGAGCACTGAGTGTTATTGCGTATGATTGAGTTACTATAGGGTTTAGCAGTACAAAACCGGCAGTGGACCTAAGACTGACTCACTTGAGAATTAGTTTCACAGACATCGTTTGCACCATCGAACACTTTACAAAAGGAAAtgcgaaagtggtctaccggtATTGCATTATGAACTAATTCTAAAGCTAATTGAATGGAAACATAATTTTACGCACTTAGTGATCGTGCTTTCTACGAATAAACCTCATGTCCATTGTCAGTCGTACTTGAACATAACAGGTTCTGCTAGTCATGATTTCAATTCTTTTCTGTTCAGGTTCAAACTGCTTGAAATTCCACACCGCGTGTTTTGCCTAAATTTAGTTACCTGTAGGGTACACTGGAAACTGATGTAGAAATGTATATAAACCTACTGTAATTGTCCAAAGTCTACCTAATACAGAATGCAGAATAATGCGATAGATTCAACTTTTTAGTTAGTATACTTAGAATGTGCGACGGGGATATGTTCAACATTTTAATTCAACCCTTTGTTTTTATTGAACTACTTTGGGTGCCGATCTGGGAAAGACGCCAATGTGAAGATCACATTGACGTGAAATTGAATTTGCTGTTATGATAGAAATTAGCATGTTGAAAATCACTACTAAATTATCTCACGTCGCGATGTGTGCAAAATACTTAGTATCTGCTATATATTGTGCACTCATTATTGGCATTCTTGAAACTGGAACTGATAAACTGCTACGTGATGTGATAACGCCTCACAAGCCAGCCTCAACATCTATCGCATTAGCCTTTATTTCAGTAGGTTCTGATCACAGATAAGCCTAATTTAGACTCAATAATATGGTAATATTGATACGATAAACGTGGTACAGAGAAAAAAGCTGTAGCGCTAGGATGTATTGGTAAGCGAAGTTTCAGACGCTGTTAaactttattttcaaacaactaCAAAATTAAATCCTTATTATTTCAATAGACTTTAGTTCATGGATCAAAGTAATGAGAATTGTTTTCACTTATATAGGCTCACCCTCCCCGGCTGAATACAAATGGAACGCCATGGATGACCAGTGCCTCCGGGCGCTGCACGGACAAATCAACAAGGAATTCGACGCCTCCATAGTTTATCTGAAGCTTGCGGCCTACTTCGCACAGGAAAGAATTAACCTTCCTGGCTTCGAGAAATTTTTCTTCAATGCCGCCGGCGAAGAGCGTGAACACGGTATCAAGCTGATCGAGTACGCGCTGATGCGCGGTCACGGACCCATCGACAAGTCCAGCTTCAAGCTTGACTACGTAAGTTACCGGGATtggttgaaaaaaatatgttgctCTAACAGTTTTTTATGATCTACAGAGCTACCAAGTCCCACCCGGAACCGATGGTGAATCGTCCCTGCGCGCTGCACTCAAGAAGGAAGAAGAAGTGACGCACAGCATTCGCCAGGTGATCAAGGCCTGCGAAGAAGGCACCAACGATTTCCATGTAAGATTAGCTATTCTGCGCTTTCCGCCGTCAATGATTAATCACTTATGTATTACAGTTGGCGGATTACCTGACCGGCGAGTATCTGGATGAGCAACATAAGGGACAGCGCGAGCTGGCCGAAAAGATCTCCACACTGAGCAAGATGAAGAAGAGTGCTCCCAAACTGGGCGAATTCCTGTTCGACAAACAGCACATGTAAACACAAGGATCAGAGTGCTAGTGGCAGTGGGATTTCTCCGCTGTTTAAATTCCTGTCTAATTTGTGTCACCGATAGTCCTAGAGTTTGAACCGTGATTTACTGAAATAAAAAGATACACGTACAACGGAAatcattcaaatttttttctgtttgtgCCAGAACTACCCGCAAAGTACTGGAGTGCTCATTATTGTAGATGCTAGCGAGAATGTTGATTTTAGAATCACAATGTTTGTGTCTTACGATAAGATCCAGGCATGGACTAATGGCGTACTATTGTAAGTTTGTAAGAATGTCGTGCTTTCCAATAAATTTCGTTAGTTAATATTCaatggttgttttattttgaaaaccaaCAACTTTTTAGATGCTTCGCATTTTGAACGTCTTTTCAAGTGTTTCTCAATATTGACAGCCTATCAGAGCTAGTCTTATTTGATTGTTTGTCAAACTGATAAGCAACAGCTGTCCCTTCAGTTAAAATGTTTGTACAAATAGAGAAGTTTTCGCTTGTAAGTTGAGAGGGCttcattaggtttgttccagtatacACTTATTACTTCGGAGAAAAAAACTATCCTTTTTTACTCcgcgggccctattctcacagacTCAatgtcacctagtgactagaagtaAATATTCTGTGATAATAGGGCACcagtttgctaccagaagaaaagaatacaggaacgattttcccCTTGTTGCTCCAGAGCACTTCCAATTTCTCCTGGTGCTGGAACAAACTTATTGCACTCTATTGCTTATTTCCCTCTTTCCTTTCCAGAAAGTTTCAGTGAAGACAAAATTACAACTAGatacaaagttttttttattagatcACATTTGCGTAGCTTATCggtgccaattttttttgttttagattTTCAGTTTCTTTCATTGGAATAGTTTTTTCATATTGGAACTAATACAATTTTAACCGAACTTTATTAAGATTAGAGTGGTTAGCTATTTTTATAAGTGGTAAACAGTTTGACATTTTTGGCAAGAGAGATTATTGGGGTCATTAATTAGAGAGCTATTTTTAAGACTACTAGATTTGGGCATTTTTAACGagattattgaatttaattataATTAAAACTAGGCACTAGGGAACACAGGGATTGCAAATATGCTACGGTAAGATATTCAGGAGAGGGTAAATTTGAACATCTGGGTATCAGAGACAGAAGAGAGACTGTGAACAATGAGGACAGGGAGAAGAAAAATATTAACTTAACGCTTCAGGGGAGGGGGCATGTTCAACGTCATCGATTACAGACTCGAACAGCCAGGAACTGAGGCGCCGGATGGTCCTCCTCGAACCGGCAGGGACTTAGACAACTTCGTattacggctcagatgcggatcggcagCACACAAAGTTGTGCGTATGATGTTCGTTCCGTGTAGCCCCCGCGTTTGTTAACTCATAGGATAGAGATGTTTCGTGTCGCCTTGAAGTCGTATCAAACCAACGATGGTGTACGGGTACTTCCGAGAGTAATTAGataagggaaaaggaaaggggcAGTTTAATCTGTGTTTTTCATaaagtaaggtttaaaaagctacAAAAGCCTGGCCTATAGTGTGTTggtactgtgtgggactcacgacttaCGTTAGTGCCTAACCACCAAAGACACTCCTTACTCTTTACACCCATCTTCCCCACAGAACTACGTCAACGTATTACTTCGTAGGAGGGGGTTCGTTGTACTTTcttcgcacctctttcttctgctctatctcggaacctcacttggttcatgaaatggctcgacctttgagctttaatttaactctcgactcttctcttgcttcttgtctccatctattgcGTCGCCGTTCAGCTCTCGTCCCCGTGAaacgtttaggtgctgattctttaagccatttagctcctgtttccgtgagtcttTCAGCGCCCGGCCTTACACGATCTTCTTGGATAGTCCCCGATGGTGAACTCCGCTACACCGACCGACAGTTCCCCGaaggaggaatttctcccgacaccgatacccgctttcttgagccgTTTAGCTGCCAGCTTTATCGAAATCAACTCAggtattatcctactccgactgagagctacccgacaacggaatttctaTCGGTGCCGGTGTTTGATTCATAAGCCAATTAGCTCTCagtttcgtcacgattctgtcgggtagtccacggcagCTTAAAGAGTATACTAGTAactactctgttgacagcgtccagaatacgctcgtcgtggcacatctcttcgacgatattgttcactgctataccaggcataccccttcggaccCCCCTTGTTGTAATTTAAGTggtcgtcgaccatcacacccaggtgcttcaacgcacgcatcgatgggttGAATTGttccccgacgctgatctcgatgcgctggatttttttacggttgctgaccagcactaccttgGCCTTggggtgagccagctgcaacttgacctcagccatccaggtttccacgatgcctactATCTCTGCCGTCAatatctccacctcctcaagcgtctcgccggttatcgtcaggacaacatcatctggaatatagacactcatagtaatacaccgagcaaaaagcatctgggaatttcataagtctcgacatatgaaccagccttctgacgatgccattgaacgctttagaatgtcataggcaggcttatgaattcatttatctttattcatgcactccatagacgtacagacaatgtatttcataaaacagtcttatgacttcgctccaatacatgcgtttaagaatttcataagtttttcttaTGGAACCCATATGAaatctgttattgattctatgaaattgtattttgtttttcgtaaacgtcacttttgtgaaaagttcataattgtttcttatgaattcagtactggcctgCACGGCCAACCAGAAGCTAATAGTTTCAGGCCAGAACTTTTTGATTACCGCTGTTTCAAACAAAAGAAGTAAGATTTTTGTCAAAttgctacaaaattttaaataattgttttttatgttattgaataaattactatgagcattaaatcagtttacatggttatgatttttacagaagatatccgattatttgaaatgaaataagttgtgcatataattagtgtctgacgcgtattttatgattatcaaaatcatttgagaagtaacaatcattatcattcagttgtctaagcccagtttcccacgaaatattgacgaatcgttgctcattatgtacaaattttaccatttagtgagttttctcttcaatcttctgaagggatTTACACTTGGCGGTTCATTTGTCCCGAATTTAGTTCAACAAGATGACCACACTAATGAACTCATTAtgaatgacgttcatgttttacaattctcggtggtttgtttactttgtcagttgcgcgAGTTCGAGTACAACGGGTTCCCATCTGTTAATTTCAAACTCACgtactcccatgtaaacaaaccaccgaaaatTGTTAAACGAAGTTCATCTGGCTCAttttggggttatgtcggttggtgtaaaacctgtAATCCTCTAaaggttgatttttactgttgattttttgtctactaaaaatgctcgagaaatgtcagccatgttctattttttatataaatgtataataatatccataaaaaaacttatgacattcattcgaacattgtaatgaatttcataagactgttctatggaaatcattatttctactatattttctgcttataaatatcagcaattttcataaataggcacctatggcgttcattcggacattttcataaatttcataagactgtcttatgaaaataataagagatggatttggaaaatttcccctccaaatcataagacaaacttataaaatccatttaaaatccttatgtctgaaagtcataagacgtttttatggaaattcaaagCAAATTTTGCTCAGTGTAGACCAGCGGAGGtacttttatcgagccaaacaaactgtcaaaattcggagccaaacgagcatgacgtcatacAATGCAAATaagcagaacaagtattgcgattttatataaaaaaaaatattttgttattcacagtagGCTTCACTTTTCATGTTCGTGTTAGTATTTTACAATGTTATTCAGAaagatatttattgttttctatataaaagaataaaaaacattttacttatgctctttttcatcaaatttgtgtttttttaaagaaactggattttttttgcttttcttaattttttgttgctcagtatcaaacgtataacttctcttttgattcacatattgaaccacttgaaaaattattttaataaaaaaaaggtgatcgaatacagtcgagcacgttcgagcttgcacacttttgggtgatgccagtttaacgcgcttgtttttctagttgccagttttgcggttttcacatccgcgagtctattactatgagtgtttataATCTGGAAATCCGACGATCTCAACTGCCCttggcagttccagtgttaaatCTGCGTTGTACAtgatattccagagcgttggccGAGTCTGgaaccctgaggtactcccCCAGTGACCCCAATCGACCTCTGCCTCATGTTGGTTTCGTAGACCAatactcggttctggaagtaacttttcagaaccttgcagagatagtccggaacccgcattctgtgcagcgctacggtgATCGCTctccagctagcactgttgaacgctttcttcacgtctatcgttagcACGGCGcacacggtaaaaaaaactttacccattttatgtcttcaaattgcccattttcggaagttattcgagctgttggttatttttttgtttctaacaatgagtactttttatccatttcacaactactcgatgaggtaatgtcaatgggtatattgatcttgataatgggtgaaaaatccgtaagcattatttcaagcgagttaacctgcaaactaaggaacGTAGTgaaacctgcaaattatcgccctgcatcggagtccgtggcggaaacggaacatttcggcaatgctccgaaaacaacgtctgtttagactactgaggatgttgaaaataagcgccagttcggcatttttagagcagctaaaagatccagccatcaaaattatatccagttggcggttttattttgttaagtagttttagaataggatttctatctggattcctatacttttataaggaaacaataatgtgaaatgaatgttattttatgttttttttaaattcagaaataattctattgacagtatttttcattctggcgcgaatttcatgaatgggtattttttacgcattttgttgtaacagttctgcgaaaaataatgggtgaaacatacccaggttgacgtactcatttatgggtacaaacgctttacccatttaatgggttattccacttttattgaaaatgagtagttttctacgcattaatgggtacttgattttatcagtgCATAGCGATTACccctcttttgcttcaatgctttcttcgcgctcgcgatgactgtgtggatggcgtccaccgtcgatatccctttccggatcccgaactgcctctgggatagtccgttctcactttcagcgtaagacgtcagcctgttgagtatgaccctttccagaagcttaccaagagtatccagcaggtatATAGGCCAATaagatgctggatctcctggtggtttccctggtatTGGTAGGaccaccagcttctggatctacCATCCATCCGGGAGGTATTCACGCACAATATCTTCGGTACGATACGTTTTGACGTACCTGAAcatgtgaatggccacacgatAAAGGCATCCAACATATCCTGACGGAATGGTGTCGTGACGTTGAAGCtcatgtatcgtctgaatcgggctttatgaaacaaaacaataaatatgGGCGTGCGAAGAATTCCAGTTAAACCCATTCCGTAACGGGTTCAAAATTTTGTATGGAGTTATTATATATAGATTCTAACtcaaaacaaccgattctgactaAATCGGTTCCACAGTCGgttgttgttgcatttgagctggaatccagcGTCAATCCGGGACTAGCTTAGTTCGCTCGTTTCGTTTTGGCTTGTGTGCGCTTATTATTTAGCCCGGATATGTTGCTATGGTTCATAATATTCAGCATTATTAATGCACTCAGGTTAGTCAGTTTCACGGTCAAATTAATAGGACAATGCACAagaatatagtttttttttattaaacacGTGTACATCAACGCAACGGAAATATTGAACTGAGCGGGATATCTCAAAAGAgtgagtaaaataaataattctcTCCGCTCTCACATTCTAATCACAAGGATCAAGGATTTTTCCTCCTGTCAAAAATACTCGAATAAAGTGATTATGGTGTTTATAGTGATAAGTTCTGACAGACAGAAAACTTGTAAAATGTATCTTTTATCATCATAAAAGAACTACTTCCTTTTAAATACGAACTTCCAGTTGTGCCAAATCAGCAATAAATAGTTGAACTTTGCAACAACTCTACCACAAACGTGCAACTAGGATCACAAAATTTTATGACCTAAATCAATATAGTTAATGCCAAGTTCGCCAAAGGTTTGCTTGGCTCTAAAAAGTTTCGAACCAATCATACGCCTGATTGGTTAATAATTCAAACGATCAACGCTACTTTGTAAGAAATAATGAAACGGCAAAATATTCGAACCCTTTCCCTGGTGGTTTGCACCTTCACCTATCTACTGATCGGAGCCGCCGTATTTGATGCCCTTGAGTCGGAAACAGAAGCTCGGCGCTGGGAATTTCTGAAGAGTAAGTATCACTAGGTGAACAGTACCACTGATAACAATGTAGAAAGATATCCCGACTGCCGTGCGGCCCAGCCGGACAAGCAAATTGTCACGCACAGCGATTGTGACTATCGAGTTGTAAAAGTTTGCTCCACTTAAAAGACGACAGTATCATCCTCTGCCAACCACTCTACATTCTTTTGAATACAAATTTATCATCAGACTGAACTCGAGATGATGATTTTTGAAACACGGGTCTTACAACGCAATGTACAGAATTTCTACGTAATGTTCAACTGCTATCAAGTATTTCGTATGTTGTGAAGGTAGTTTTCCTCCTACTACACGTTTGATAAGATCATCAATGAAAGGCGGATCTTTTGGTACAAGTTGTGGTTGATGTACGATTTCATCGTAAATGGTGTGACCATTATAAAACCTGCATAGGCAATCCGCAATCGGTATTCAATGTGACTCTAAGGGTTGTTCATTGATTCCATTCAGTCATTCGCGAGACTGATTATTCCATACTATCAATACAGTACATAAACATTTACGTTTCTGTATTGAAAAGCACCTTatttggcctgtgttaagccaaagaggaccaagcgccatttggaGGTACCTTTCTAAAAATCGCTATCGCATCCAATGTAGCACTATAAACACTTACATCAATTTATTTCTGAGAACTGAAATAGTAATCGGAAGCAAATAAGTACCCTTAAACTTTCTATGATAAtggtaaattatcgaaaaaataatttttccattaaaaataccGGGAAAAAAATATGGCGCTCAGTTCGCTTTGGCTTGACGCAGGTCATTTGCTAATCTAGAATTTGCTACACAGTAACAGTAACCGTTAAACTTCGAATATTCATTTCAGGCGTTAAAGCCAACTTCGTCGCAAAGTACAACATCACAGCTGAGGACTACCACATGATCGAAATAGTGATAACAGAAAATAAACCCCACAAGGCAGGACCCCAGTGGAAGTTCGCCGGTGCGTTTTACTTTGCTACCGTCGTACTAGCCATGATCGGGTATGGTCACTCGACACCGGTTACGATCGGTGGCAAAGCGTTTTGCATGGCTTACGCCATGGTAGGTATCCCGTTGGGTTTAGTCATGTTCCAGAGCATCGGCGAACGTTTGAACAAGTTTGCCTCGGTAGTTATACGGCGGGCGAAAAGATATCTCCGCTGTCAACAGACAGAGGCTACCGAGATGAATCTGATGCTGGCCACCGGATTGCTGTCCTCGGTTATCATCACGACTGGAGCGGCCGTCTTTTCCAAGTACGAGGGGTGGTCTTACTTCGATAGCTTTTACTATTGCTTCGTTACGTTGACGACGATTGGATTCGGAGATTATGTAGCGCTACAGAATGATCAAGCGCTAATCAACAAGCCTGGCTATGTGGCGCTCAGTTTAGTGTTTATCCTGTTTGGACTGGCTGTCGTGGCTGCCAGCATTAATCTGCTGGTGCTACGATTTATGACAATGTAAGTGATCGTCACGTGTGATGCGTACTAACTGAcgatatgtttttatttttttttataggaACGCAGAAGACATCCGTCGGGAAGAGGCCGAGATGCAGTCGTCCGTTGACGGGCTGAACTACGAGTGTGAATCCACTGGAAAATTATTATCATGCGCTAATCTGAACTACTGTTCCGAAATTGAGGAGGAAGACACTTCGGTTTGTTCGTGCACATGCTTGGGAGGGAACAGTTTTACGAATCACGAAAATGAATTTCTTTTGGATCAAGGCTATCATCCAGCAGATATCATTACCAGTACGATAAGTTTGAAGCGTATGTCTATATAGGCGCAAATCAATAGCAGGTAGCGCACAACACGAAAAATTGAATAGAGTGCTTCAAATTTCTGTGAAATTCTATAACTTTCTATTGTCATTGATGTTATTTATAATAGCTAGTACTGAAAGTAGGAAGATATTTGCGACTCATACCAGTGATAACGGTGAATATTGTAATATAAACTGAAAGTGTAAAACTAGTGCAAGTTTTAATGTTCGTATCGAACACACATGAaatctttaatttaaaattcgatgTATAGATATGAACTGTACTGTATTAAGCAATTGTTTACTTTTATGAGTTTATTTACTACAAAACTAAACTgcgtaaaaatattttatttatctaCTTAGCAATAAAAATAACTCACCAATAGTTTTTGCTAGTCAGTACCATATAACTCTGTAGTATTATTTTAATATATACTTTGAACTGATCCTTAATACCCATTCAATTAATAAAACcattaattataaaaaatcgCATCACAAATGAATTACAGCTATTCGAATGAAATTCCATGAATTGTAGATAATTTGACACGTCTTTTCGTGTTGTAGTCAGAAGCTTTACTTAACCTTGATTACAGCATCATATTGCTCGTACATATGTATTGCTCCCGTCTGGTATAATTTTTTGCTGTTGGATGACACAAATTGCCCTTGATAAAGTCTGCACGTTCCAGTTACTTTTTGGAAGAAACCGAAATCATTG is part of the Topomyia yanbarensis strain Yona2022 chromosome 1, ASM3024719v1, whole genome shotgun sequence genome and encodes:
- the LOC131677409 gene encoding ferritin heavy chain-like; this translates as MMKSIFFGAVAIAVAILSFYQDTAQAQEQTGSPSPAEYKWNAMDDQCLRALHGQINKEFDASIVYLKLAAYFAQERINLPGFEKFFFNAAGEEREHGIKLIEYALMRGHGPIDKSSFKLDYSYQVPPGTDGESSLRAALKKEEEVTHSIRQVIKACEEGTNDFHLADYLTGEYLDEQHKGQRELAEKISTLSKMKKSAPKLGEFLFDKQHM
- the LOC131677410 gene encoding potassium channel subfamily K member 9, which gives rise to MKRQNIRTLSLVVCTFTYLLIGAAVFDALESETEARRWEFLKSVKANFVAKYNITAEDYHMIEIVITENKPHKAGPQWKFAGAFYFATVVLAMIGYGHSTPVTIGGKAFCMAYAMVGIPLGLVMFQSIGERLNKFASVVIRRAKRYLRCQQTEATEMNLMLATGLLSSVIITTGAAVFSKYEGWSYFDSFYYCFVTLTTIGFGDYVALQNDQALINKPGYVALSLVFILFGLAVVAASINLLVLRFMTMNAEDIRREEAEMQSSVDGLNYECESTGKLLSCANLNYCSEIEEEDTSVCSCTCLGGNSFTNHENEFLLDQGYHPADIITSTISLKRMSI